In a single window of the Tiliqua scincoides isolate rTilSci1 chromosome 15, rTilSci1.hap2, whole genome shotgun sequence genome:
- the POLR2G gene encoding DNA-directed RNA polymerase II subunit RPB7, producing MFYHISLEHEILLHPRYFGPNLLNTVKQKLFTEVEGTCTGKYGFVIAVTTIDNIGAGVIQPGRGFVLYPVKYKAIVFRPFKGEVVDAVVTQVNKVGLFTEIGPMSCFISRHSIPSEMEFDPNSNPPCYKTVDEDIVIQQDDEIRLKIVGTRVDKNDIFAIGSLMDDYLGLVS from the exons ATGTTTTACCAT ATCTCCTTGGAACACGAAATTCTCCTCCATCCGCGCTACTTTGGGCCCAACCTTCTCAATACAGTGAAGCAAAAGCTGTTCACTGAAGTTGAAGGAACCTGCACGGGAAA GTATGGCTTCGTCATCGCCGTCACCACCATTGACAACATTGGCGCAGGTGTGATCCAGCCTGGGCGTGGCTTTGTCCTGTACCCAGTCAAGTACAAGGCCATCGTCTTCCGGCCATTCAAGGGGGAGGTAGTCGATGCCGTAGTCACTCAGGTGAACAAG GTCGGCCTCTTCACTGAAATTGGACCCATGTCCTGCTTCATTTCACGACAT TCCATTCCCTCCGAAATGGAGTTCGACCCCAACTCGAACCCACCCTGCTACAAGACTGTTGATGAG GATATCGTCATCCAGCAAGATGACGAGATTCGGCTGAAGATCGTGGGAACCAGGGTGGACAAGAATGATATT tTTGCAATTGGCTCGCTCATGGATGACTATCTTG GTCTTGTCAGCTGA
- the EEF1G gene encoding elongation factor 1-gamma yields the protein MAAAGTLYTYPENWRAFKALIAAQYSDAKIKVLSTPPQFHFGQSNKTPEFLKKFPTGKVPAFEGDDGFCVFESNAIAHYVSSAELRGATPEAAAQIIQWVSFADSDIVPPASTWVFPTLGIMHYNKQATEFAKEEVKRILGILDSHLKTRTFLVGERVSLADITVVCTLLWLYKQVLEPSFRQPYGNVNRWFVTCINQPQFKAVLGEVKLCEKMAQFDAKKFAENQPKKEKQPKEEKKSEKKAEKKQPEPEEELDECEQALADEPKSKDPFAHLPKSSFILDEFKRKYSNEDTLSVALPHFWENFEKEGWSIWYAEYRFPEELAQTFMSCNLITGMFQRLDKLRKNAFASVILFGTNNDSSISGIWVFRGQELAFPLSPDWQVDYESYTWRKLDPDSEECKTLVKEYFLWEGDFKHVGKAVNQGKIFK from the exons ATGGCGGCGGCCGGG ACTCTCTACACTTACCCTGAGAACTGGCGGGCGTTCAAAGCCCTTATCGCCGCCCAGTACAGTGATGCCAAGATCAAGGTCCTGTCCACCCCGCCTCAGTTTCACTTTGGGCAGAGCAATAAGACCCCTGAATTCCTGAAGAAGTTTCCAACCGGGAAG GTTCCAGCCTTTGAAGGAGATGACGGATTCTGCGTGTTTGAGAGCAACGCCATCGCACACTACG TTAGCAGCGCTGAGCTGCGAGGAGCCACCCCGGAGGCGGCCGCCCAGATCATCCAGTGGGTGAGCTTTGCGGACAGTGACATCGTCCCTCCTGCCAGCACTTGGGTCTTCCCCACTCTGGGCATCATGCATTATAACAAACAG GCTACAGAGTTTGCCAAGGAGGAAGTGAAGCGGATCCTGGGCATCCTCGACTCACACTTGAAGACCAGGACGTTCCTCGTCGGGGAGCGGGTCTCGCTGGCTGACATCACAGTTGTCTGTACCCTCCTCTGGCTGTACAAGCAG GTTTTGGAGCCGTCCTTCCGCCAGCCCTACGGGAACGTCAACCGCTGGTTTGTAACCTGTATAAATCAACCGCAGTTCAAGGCTGTCCTCGGGGAGGTGAAACTCTGTGAGAAGATGGCCCAGTTTGATG CTAAGAAGTTCGCTGAGAACCAGCCCAAGAAAGAGAAGCAGCCGAAGGAGGAGAAGAAGTCCGAGAAGAAGGCGGAGAAGAAGCAGCCGGAGCCTGAGGAGGAGCTGGACGAGTGTGAGCAGGCCTTGGCAGATGAGCCCAAATCCAAAGACCCCTTCGCCCACCTCCCCAAGAG ctcctTCATTCTGGACGAGTTCAAGCGGAAGTACTCCAACGAAGACACCCTCAGCGTGGCGCTCCCCCACTTCTGGGAAAACTTTGAAAAGGAGGGTTGGTCCATCTGGTACGCCGAGTACCGCTTCCCCGAGGAGCTGGCCCAGACGTTCATGAGCTGCAACCTCATCACGG gaatgttCCAGCGCCTGGACAAGCTGCGCAAGAACGCCTTTGCCTCAGTCATCCTCTTTGGCACCAACAACGACAGTAGCATCTCTGGCATCTGGGTCTTCCGTGGGCAGGAGCTGGCCTTTCCG CTGAGCCCTGACTGGCAGGTGGACTACGAATCATACACCTGGAGGAAGCTGGACCCGGACAGTGAGGAATGCAAGACGCTGGTGAAGGAGTATTTCTTGTGGGAGGGGGACTTCAAGCACGTGGGCAAAGCCGTCAACCAGGGCAAGATCTTCAAGTGA